Proteins encoded by one window of Esox lucius isolate fEsoLuc1 chromosome 4, fEsoLuc1.pri, whole genome shotgun sequence:
- the map1lc3cl gene encoding microtubule-associated proteins 1A/1B light chain 3C isoform X1 — MPPFEKSMELMPFKQRKCLATRKHEVCSIRTKFPNKLPVIVERYLREKTLPLLDKTKFLVPFELTLGQFLCLLRSKIDLESTQALYLLVSEKSMSSMSCSMGEIYSQYRDPDGFLYITYASQDMFGGDTDATPPR; from the exons ATGCCTCCCTTCGAGAAATCTATGGAGCTGATGCCTTTCAAGCAAAGGAAATGCCTTG CAACAAGAAAACATGAAGTGTGCAGTATTCGTACCAAATTCCCAAACAAGCTACCC GTGATCGTAGAACGTTATCTCCGCGAGAAGACCCTTCCCCTATTGGACAAGACTAAATTCCTTGTTCCATTTGAATTGACCTTGGGTCAGTTCCTCTGTCTGCTCAg GAGTAAGATTGACCTGGAGTCCACCCAGGCTCTGTACCTACTGGTGTCAGAGAAGAGCATGTCCAGCATGTCCTGTAGTATGGGGGAGATCTACTCACAGTACCGCGATCCCGATGGCTTTCTTTACATTACCTATGCCTCACAGGACATGTTTGGAGGGGACACGGATGCTACCCCACCCCGTTGA
- the map1lc3cl gene encoding microtubule-associated proteins 1A/1B light chain 3C isoform X2 codes for MPPFEKSMELMPFKQRKCLATRKHEVCSIRTKFPNKLPVIVERYLREKTLPLLDKTKFLVPFELTLGQFLCLLRNDRGECLLKEQWAKLGPNLQGTCEPEAASRITGPTQATYLQNPCRSEDHL; via the exons ATGCCTCCCTTCGAGAAATCTATGGAGCTGATGCCTTTCAAGCAAAGGAAATGCCTTG CAACAAGAAAACATGAAGTGTGCAGTATTCGTACCAAATTCCCAAACAAGCTACCC GTGATCGTAGAACGTTATCTCCGCGAGAAGACCCTTCCCCTATTGGACAAGACTAAATTCCTTGTTCCATTTGAATTGACCTTGGGTCAGTTCCTCTGTCTGCTCAg AAACGACAGAGGAGAGTGTTTGCTCAAAGAGCAGTGGGCGAAACTTGGACCCAACCTGCAGGGTACATGTGAGCCAGAGGCAGCATCTAGGATCACTGGACCCACTCAGGCCACGTATTTACAAAATCCTTGCAGGTCTGAGGACCATCTCTAA
- the ttc9c gene encoding tetratricopeptide repeat protein 9C (The RefSeq protein has 2 substitutions compared to this genomic sequence), with amino-acid sequence MASPGIPRDESLELGPGAAVASFSGSSAKAGVKVDVQLQDAARLKTEGNKFYKEKNIRSAIGRYHRSLLILRSLDSDITAAVKGFGPEAPVLNAGQEDLLRNIQVDCYNNLAACLLQREHTDYTRVLEYSLRVLRWRPGDVKALYRAGVAPLELGDAQGAKQYLTQATKGQPNDANVRRHLQRVEERLSTEYQKEKALYQGMFSSSQRNGSGEGASVGVTQK; translated from the exons ATGGCCAGCCCAGGGATACCAAGGGATGAAAGTTTGGAGCTGGGGCCAGGTGCTGCAGTGGCAAGCTTTTCAGGCTCTTCTGCCAAGGCTGGTGTCAAAGTAGATGTCCAGCTTCAAGATGCTGCCCGCCTAAAAACGGAGGGGAACAAATTTTACAAGGAGAAGAACATTCGCTCTGCTATTGGACGCTATCACCGCTCACTACTCATTCTGCGGAGTTTAGACTCTGATATCACTGCTGCGGTGAAAGGATTTGGTCCTGAGGCTCCGGTACTCAACGCAGGACAAGAGGATTTACTTAGGAACATACAGGTTGACTGCTACAACAATTTAGCAG cctgtctgctgcagaggGAGCATACTGACTACACCCGTGTCCTGGAGTACAGTTTGCGGGTGTTGCGGTGGCGGCCAGGTGATGTAAAGGCCCTGTACAGGGCAGGAGTGGCCACTCTGGAGCTGGGAGACGCACAGGGTGCCAAGCAGTACCTCACTCAGGCCACCAAAGGACAACCCAACG ACGCCAACGTGAGGAGGCACCTGCAGCGAGTGGAAGAGAGGCTCAGCACGGAGTACCAGAAGGAGAAGGCTCTGTACCAGGGCATGTTTTCCTCCGGTCAGAGGAATGGATCCGGAGAGGGGGCCAGCGTAGGAGTTACCCAGAAATAA